From the Acidovorax sp. NCPPB 3576 genome, the window TCGGCCACGGCCGCTTCGGCAATGCCCTGGTCGATGGAGGCCTGCAGCAGCTGCGAGGTAGGGCCGTAGAGCCCTGGCCGGTCGGCCAGTTGCCACAGCGGCAGCACGTCGTCGGCAGCAACCGGCACGTCGTCGAACACGACAGTTCCGCTGGCGGTGGTGCGCTGGCCGAAGGCGTCCCAGTCATCCACCACGACGACGCCCGGCGTATCGCGCGGCACCCAGGCCTGCACGGCACGGCCCGCGTCGTCGATGGCGCGCACGGGAATGCGGTGCGCGAAGAGCGCGCCCGTGGAATAAAAGCGCTTGCCCGTGAGGCGCAGGCCGTGCGGCGTGGCACGCAGGCGCGTGCCGCTTTGCAGGATGGTGGCCGCGCCGTCCACCTTGCGCTCGGGCCCGGCATTGCCCAGCCGCCGGCCGGCCAGCACCTCGCCGTAGAAGCGCTGCTTCTGCGCCTCGGTGCCGATCTCGCGCAGTACGCCCAGCACGCCGAAATGGTTCTGCGGAATCTGCCCGATGGACGGGTCGGCCGCGTTCAGGATCACGAACACCTCGGCCAGCGTGGTGTAAGAAACCTGCGCGCCGCCGTAGGCGCGGGGCACGGTGATGGCCCCTAAGCCGCTGGCGGACCAGCGTGTGAGTTCATCCCAGGGCAGGCGGCGATCGCGGTCGCGCTCGGAGGCGCCGGGCTCGAATTCAACCACCAGCCGGTGCGCGGCGGCGATGGCTTGCGCATCGGTGGCGATCCGCGCCACGTCGGTAGGAATCTCGGGCAGGTGTTGTTGCAGTGCCGGTCTTGCAGTCATGCCCTGATTGGAGAGCGAGACGGCGCTGCGTGGTGCGAAGGAATCGGCGCATCGATATGCGGGATTCGTTGTGGGGTTGCGCTGCTGAGGGTGCGCGTCGGACAGGTTGCCGCTGATGGGCTTTGTGCCACGTTCGTTGCGGCGCGTCCTTTAGAGGCTGGATGTGCCGTTTGCGGGCGTTCAAGTCATGTCGACATGAAAGACTTCAAAAGTTAGCTCCGTCATTCCCGCCCCACGACCCTGCGGTAAGAGCCAGCAACCAGTGCCAAGCGACGGTCGTTTTTACCGAAATTTGCGTGTTCACTTGTATTGCTGACAGGTATGCAAAATTAACATGTGGCGAGAAAACAGCAACGACGCGGCGTAGTGCAGAATTGAAGATTCTTATGGCTAAACGAGTTCTTGCAAAAGTAAAACCGGAGGTGCTTTCGTGGGCGCGCGAATCCGCGGGCTTTGAGTTGCACGAAGCGGCCACTGCGATCGACATTCAAGAAGCGCGGCTTTCTGAGTGGGAGCTCGGGTTGAGCGCCCCAACAATTCCTCAACTCCGCACATTGGCCACCCTTTACAAGCGGCCGCTCAGCGTGCTCTTTCTGCAGGAAGTGCCTACTGGTTTTCAAGTCCTGAGCGACTTCCGACGTCCGGGTCGCGGCCCCATGCGCTACTCACCAGAACTC encodes:
- a CDS encoding SfnB family sulfur acquisition oxidoreductase, whose amino-acid sequence is MTARPALQQHLPEIPTDVARIATDAQAIAAAHRLVVEFEPGASERDRDRRLPWDELTRWSASGLGAITVPRAYGGAQVSYTTLAEVFVILNAADPSIGQIPQNHFGVLGVLREIGTEAQKQRFYGEVLAGRRLGNAGPERKVDGAATILQSGTRLRATPHGLRLTGKRFYSTGALFAHRIPVRAIDDAGRAVQAWVPRDTPGVVVVDDWDAFGQRTTASGTVVFDDVPVAADDVLPLWQLADRPGLYGPTSQLLQASIDQGIAEAAVADAQRFVRERARPWVDSGVQHAHDDPYVIADVGRLQIDLHAAREVLRETGQLFDALAAQDTLTAEDSARASVAVAEAKVLTTRIALKASEKLFELAGSAATRAAPNLGRHWRNARVHTLHDPVRWKLHLIGNHRLNGALPARHSWN